From a single Helicoverpa armigera isolate CAAS_96S chromosome 7, ASM3070526v1, whole genome shotgun sequence genomic region:
- the LOC110381275 gene encoding proto-oncogene tyrosine-protein kinase ROS isoform X2 produces MSAPLNWHKWLVLSLLGLALSARTIGCDYSSITEKFGAEAVARCNEKCPFQNRTGDGHFDVSCGSDCSVQQNVTSETVFSRELYCVMGCNEALNTYFQKLRELIGVPTAPALVADSLTATSLSLVWEAPNLGNLSYMVQWRYEELPGTWQYYSNSSHSDQSIINVDGLRPYTKYRFRVAIFLSGRGGAGEPVYSAPSVVISTLENGKPSSAPSTLRAVAPDPSRVAISWEPGPFPNGPLISYVLRLTDTQPNTNDALEDMPASNNTLFYMFQNLAPAREYEVSVAMRNAVGEGPRAYVRISTPPLPTSVPSQQPILILGGEQNVLAAPANDMLSDPVELYSTEHSITGVGLDISSDSLFTSVSNGYVYRSSLSKKSASETILTPQNYKPQDLSVDWLNRHLYVLGEVHYSAVDWSNRTYITNWEILRCDFDGKNLIVALSGFNSRPIHFEVDAYNGYLFWAQQGGDRGGLYRLDLANISNGIPHSAKPEIIVRDANLGAFTVDHADFRILVAHLRRNTVLAVSLDGREVADFRANTQTPMFLSTRSIAYAGGLFYWTNGKEMLTEEYHGQSDSYFHNEYPLAYNTKTIATRQVLVALRSCQPIPVPVNPPLGLQSVMGINQAKVSWNPPHLLGHQGSGAWQQWTFHLQLTHVDSGDVIDIKNITESRSIVDNLKQDAEYVIRVAAVTESGSGPWSSEFVGKTLPSSPNTLRSTLLWSGPDGLLQTDLTGDNLQILIHKEILRKFQITDISWYRDKLYLVTNASTVIWFNTTTFETGLMSNMENVGSLAVDWVGKKLYWSNPKQQLITRGNLDGGNREPVPIVTVAKELTIDSLGAYIYWNTGHAVEAARLNGENKMIYYPAQLFSGKQVMGLTADLEEKWLYWLVRSYDGSELHRAPTADRITHGVNEVSGSLVTRLSGTATLGPLCYFSGRLVWVQDASRAVVSDLAGRYTAELLPRVHVIAVRDPSLHADSESLIAIPETINSSSIAVVGEWDRFNVTWEPATSVNVNNSRVYYDVNLHFPGQYNIERTVDVPWVEVVSVSVGPYSSMEARVRAHTHWGGGGAARARLHSPQAPPAAPRAPRIYVQPALSGGPLSAIFRWGSPGRANGIIRGYEAQCWVTAADSTSATKPSACADAHLSPSHTQLMLRDLTPASKYFFQVRAHTDAGYGQYSEVVSTSSDEVNPIPKVMVSSQESIKIIDLDSGESETIPKSTGIPVDFAVSTEENIVYWVNNLEEIFSSRINGSGHFKLTSINGSATSMCVDWVSRSVYWTQLEITSIESYVTYRADLGLTNSRPHITRVFSRKQPIYSLQIAPLHRTLFWYEESGHQGLGTIMTSFLNGSDIKPFFRNSEGTGRDCNCPEDPQVARPFVIDMTKSKNYDLYWVDPWVHHIIATDMDACKCRIVVDATEKKKYGFTPMSITVDSRYVYWFNSTQKEIFYTTKHHKTRIEERKTSYGYKIMALDPGNQPYPSRTCLFPKILYLRPKVVSNSANSLTLHMPPVEKPNRCHSLEYEMSTTEYTIFYREIGKDTSACDKESCSYVTTTNSEVVINELKPFTNYSVMLEATNYYAKLHEIKPLVGSPMILQTAAEAPTAPKNVTGIVLSPVLAHVEWKPDPGLLYEVHWRTDDSPSLVHKLKEHNAFEVWGGRSANLTRLSPNTSYTVWVRAHSNHSVVVADSAHLRLRTYPQPPPLTVATLTPYEIRVSWHPPTSYQLLHFKMEYSEAPPSSGSWKACTRDEKDEWLASELRPRSRYVFRLRLQYVANAPPYYWPDDERFTFETHGDVPGPPGPLRVEGVGDRVLRVWWTEPDTRGSPIIAYRVWGRPQHRIAQGSENITKNLSDLLPANLPSDIDDKMKMRIAREGLELLHNGTETYWLVSGAEALGAGWRARVQARNAHGWGPLSPPAALDAAALSPRRPPAAALALALLAALAALLAVAAAVFYAAYNARARKKAAVENQIPVNPTRRGPDVELATLRQLPTRHSTNILYNQGVHCPTDAELASLPHIRREQITLTKFLGSGAFGEVFEGVARQINGSTSDTKVAVKTLRKSATEQEKTEFLKEAALMSNFKHEHILRLLGVCLDNDPNYIIMELMEGGDLLSYLRGKRVSLYTSESLTLLDLLNMCVDVTKGCRYLEEMHFVHRDLACRNCLVAHRGNGRVVKIGDFGLARDIYKNDYYRKEGEGLLPVRWMAVECLVDGVFSCQSDVWAWGVLCWEVLSLGQQPYPARTNRQVLSYVRTGGTLDRPPNCPSAFYDLLQKCWSYSAEARPSFRQCLEVVTALRDKTSANITLTATPTPAPHYLTLLGDDAVDNRTYLLDENDNACLDEDFPEHHMEPSRLLPERTPKYLELMYDSDSAPSTICDGYEIPRAPITYMPPFSRHSIVGVAPNRLIKAPLYRTHSLRTHRRPPNATIIPLRNGLVKRSSLCEEISAREPRACSSRETPRVDLDFEKHVFKTPF; encoded by the exons aATGTCACATCGGAGACTGTATTTTCGCGGGAACTGTACTGTGTTATGGGCTGTAACGAGGCTTTGAATACTTACTTTCAAAAGTTAAGAG AATTGATTGGCGTTCCTACTGCTCCCGCTTTGGTAGCCGACAGTCTTACGGCTACATCGCTATCCCTTGTTTGGGAAGCACCCAATCTAGGGAACCTCAGCTACATGGTACAATGGCGGTATGAGGAGCTACCGGGCACTTGGCAATATTATTCAAACTCTAGTCATTCAGACCAGTCTATTATAAATGTGGATGGTCTTAGGCCATACACTAAATATAGG TTCCGAGTGGCTATATTCCTGTCTGGTCGAGGTGGTGCTGGAGAGCCGGTTTACTCAGCGCCATCAGTGGTAATATCTACCTTAGAAAATGGCAAGCCTAGCTCAGCACCTTCAACCTTACGGGCCGTTGCTCCAGACCCCAGCCGAGTGGCCATCTCCTGGGAACCAGGCCCATTTCCAAATGGACCATTGATCTCATACGTTTTGCGACTAACGGATACTCAGCCTAACACCAACGATGCTCTTGAG GACATGCCAGCATCGAACAACACGTTGTTTTACATGTTTCAAAATTTAGCTCCCGCTCGTGAGTATGAGGTATCGGTTGCTATGCGTAACGCAGTGGGAGAAGGACCGAGAGCTTATGTTAGGATATCTACACCTCCTTTACCGACAT CTGTTCCTAGTCAGCaaccaattttaattttgggtGGAGAACAGAACGTTTTAGCAGCCCCCGCCAATGACATGTTGTCAGATCCTGTAGAGTTATATAGTACGGAACACTCAATTACAG GCGTGGGACTAGATATATCAAGTGATTCCCTTTTCACATCAGTATCGAATGGTTACGTATATCGAAGCAGCCTTTCTAAGAAGAGTGCTTCCGAAACAATACTGACACCGCAAAATTACAAGCCTCAAGACTTATCAGTAGATTGGTTGAATCGGCACTTATACGTCTTGGGAGAAGTACATTACAGTGCTGTGGATTGGTCGAACAGAACCTATATAACGAACTGGGAAATACTACGGTGTGATTTTGACGGGAAAAATCTTATAGTTGCGTTGTCAGGCTTCAACTCTCGGCCGATTCATTTTGAAGTGGATGCTTATAAtgg TTACTTGTTTTGGGCTCAACAAGGAGGTGACCGCGGTGGTCTGTACAGACTCGACTTGGCAAACATATCAAATGGTATTCCTCACAGCGCTAAGCCGGAAATTATAGTTCGCGATGCAAACCTGGGAGCTTTCACTGTGGATCACGCAGATTTTAGAATACTTGTTGCACATCTGAGGAGGAACACAGTGTTAGCTGTGTCACTTGATGG acggGAAGTTGCCGATTTTCGAGCAAACACACAAACACCAATGTTTCTATCAACGCGATCTATTGCATACGCAGGTGGACTTTTTTACTGGACGAATGGCAAAGAAATGTTGACAGAGGAATACCATGGTCAAAGTGATAGTTACTTCCACAACGAGTATCCTTTGGCATATAACACCAAGACTATAGCAACAAGACAGGTTTTGGTAGCCTTGAGGAGTTGTCAACCTATTCCAGTGCCCGTGAATCCGCCATTAGGGTTGCAAAGTGTGATGGGCATCAATCAGGCGAAGGTTTCGTGGAATCCTCCTCATCTGTTGGGTCATCAGGGAAGTGGAGCCTGGCAACAGTGGACATTTCATCTCCAGTTAACGCATGTTGATTCAGGGGACGTAATAGATAT taaaaatataacagaatCGAGGAGCATTGTGGATAATTTGAAGCAAGATGCTGAATATGTAATAAGGGTAGCTGCTGTTACCGAATCTGGTTCAG GTCCATGGTCGTCTGAATTTGTTGGCAAAACATTACCCTCGTCGCCAAACACTTTGCGAAGCACTTTATTATGGTCAGGGCCAGATGGACTATTGCAAACTGATCTCACTGGAGACAATTTACAAATCTTAATCCACAA AGAGATTCTGAGAAAATTTCAAATTACCGATATTTCTTGGTACCGTGACAAGCTGTATTTGGTGACCAATGCATCTACAGTAATATGGTTCAACACCACAACTTTTGAGACTGGTTTGATGTCCAATATGGAAAATGTGGGGAGCTTAGCAGTGGACTGGGTCGGCAAGAAATTGTACTGGTCGAATCCTAAACAGCAATTG ATAACACGAGGCAATTTAGACGGTGGCAACAGAGAGCCAGTTCCAATTGTGACGGTCGCTAAAGAACTTACAATAGACTCGTTAGGCGCCTACATATACTGGAATACAGGCCACGCGGTTGAGGCGGCTAGACTTAATGGAGAAAATAAGATGATTTACTATCCTGCGCAGTTATTTAGTGGCAAACAAG TAATGGGACTGACAGCAGATTTAGAAGAGAAATGGCTTTATTGGCTTGTTCGAAGCTACGATGGATCTGAACTTCACCGAGCTCCTACGGCTGATCGAATCACGCATGGAGTAAATGAA GTATCAGGATCACTGGTGACTCGTTTATCGGGAACAGCAACATTGGGTCCTCTCTGCTACTTCAGCGGCCGTCTCGTGTGGGTTCAGGATGCTTCTCGCGCGGTTGTGTCTGATTTGGCAGGGAGATATACTGCTGAGTTGCTGCCCAGGGTACATGTCATTGCGGTACGGGATCCGTCCCTGCATGCGGACAGTG AATCTTTGATAGCAATTCCGGAAACTATTAATTCGTCATCAATAGCAGTGGTGGGTGAGTGGGACAGGTTTAACGTGACTTGGGAGCCAGCCACCAGCGTCAACGTCAACAACAGTCGAGTCTATTACGACGTCAATCTACATTTCCCTGGACAGTATAACATAGAG AGGACAGTAGACGTGCCGTGGGTGGAAGTGGTATCGGTATCGGTGGGTCCGTACAGTAGCATGGAGGCGCGAGTTAGGGCGCACACACActggggcggcggcggcgcggcgcgggcccGCCTGCACTCGCCGCaggcgccgcccgccgcgcctaGAGCGCCTAGGATTTACGTACAGCCTGCGCTAAG TGGTGGACCGTTATCTGCGATATTCCGATGGGGCAGTCCGGGCCGCGCTAACGGGATCATCCGTGGCTACGAAGCGCAGTGCTGGGTGACGGCTGCCGACTCCACCTCAGCTACTAAACCTTCTGCCTGCGCCGACGCACATCTCTCGCCTTCTCACACGCAACTCATGCTGAGAGACTTGACGCCGGCTTCCAAATACTTCTTCCAA GTGCGTGCCCATACGGACGCAGGATACGGGCAATATTCTGAAGTTGTATCAACATCGTCAGACGAAGTAAATCCCATACCTAAAGTTATGGTGTCGTCGCAAGAATCTATCAAAATTATAGATCTAGACTCCGGGGAAAGTGAAACAATTCCTAAAAGTACTGGAATACCTGTAGACTTTGCAGTGTCCACTGAAGAAAATATAGTTTACTGGGTTAATAACTTGGAAGAAATATTTTCTTCGAGGATTAACGGCAGTGGCCATTTCAAG ctgACGTCAATAAATGGTTCGGCGACCAGCATGTGCGTGGACTGGGTGAGCAGGTCCGTTTACTGGACACAGTTGGAGATCACATCTATAGAATCCTACGTCACATACCGAGCTGATCTGGGGTTGACCAACAGCCGGCCACATATAACAAGAGTATTTTCCAGAAAACAACCCATTTATAGTCTTCAAATAGCACCACTACATCG GACATTGTTTTGGTACGAAGAAAGTGGACATCAGGGACTGGGGACGATAATGACATCCTTTTTAAACGGATCTGATATTAAACCTTTCTTTAGAAATTCTGAGGGCACAGGACGTGATTGTAACTGTCCCGAAGACCCTCAGGTGGCAAGACCTTTTGTCATTGACATGACCAAGAGCAAGAATTATGATTTGTATTGGGTAGATCCTTGGGTACACCACATAATAGCGACAGATATGGACGCCTGCAAATGTAGAATAGTGGTCGATGCTAccgaaaagaaaaaatacgggTTTACACCCATGTCAATAACAGTAGACAGTAGATACGTTTACTGGTTCAATTCTACTCagaaggaaatattttataccacaAAGCATCATAAGACGAGAATAGAAGAGAGGAAAACTTCATATGGATACAAAATAATGGCCTTGGATCCCGGAAATCAACCGTACCCTTCAAGAACGTGTCTCTTCCCTAAAATACTGTACTTAAGACCAAAAGTTGTTTCAAATTCAGCCAACAGTTTAACGTTACACATGCCACCGGTAGAAAAACCTAATCGATGTCACTCATTGGAATACGAAATGTCTACAACAGAGTACACTATATTTTATAGAGAGATTGGAAAAGACACTTCTGCTTGTGACAAAGAATCTTGCTCATATGTTACAACTACCAACTCAGAAGTAGTGATAAACGAATTGAAACCGTTTACTAACTATTCAGTGATGTTGGAAGCAACGAACTACTACGCGAAGTTACACGAAATTAAGCCTCTTGTTGGTTCGCCGATGATTTTACAAACTGCTGCTGAGG CTCCAACAGCACCCAAAAATGTAACGGGAATAGTATTAAGCCCGGTACTAGCGCATGTAGAATGGAAGCCTGATCCAGGACTCTTGTATGAGGTTCACTGGAGAACTGATGACTCCCCTTCGTTGGTGCACAAGCTGAAAG AACACAATGCATTTGAGGTATGGGGTGGTCGCAGCGCCAACCTGACGCGACTCTCTCCTAACACGTCATACACGGTGTGGGTTCGCGCGCACTCCAACCACAGCGTCGTGGTGGCGGACTCCGCGCACCTGCGCCTTCGCACCTACCCGCAGCCGCCGCCGCTCACTGTCGCGACCCTCACGCCCTACGAGATACGCGTCTCGTGGCATCCGCCTACATCGTACCAGCTACTACA CTTTAAAATGGAGTACTCAGAGGCACCGCCATCGAGTGGTTCCTGGAAAGCGTGCACAAGAGACGAAAAGGACGAGTGGCTAGCTTCGGAGCTCCGGCCACGCTCGCGCTATGTATTCCGACTCCGTTTGCAGTACGTCGCTAATGCACCGCCGTATTACTGGCCTGACGACGAACGCTTCACTTTTGAAACTCATG gTGATGTGCCAGGCCCACCGGGTCCCTTACGCGTGGAAGGAGTGGGTGATCGAGTATTACGCGTGTGGTGGACGGAACCTGACACAAGAGGTTCTCCCATCATAGCCTATCGTGTTTGGGGACGGCCGCAACACAG GATTGCCCAAGGAAGTGAAAACATCACCAAGAATCTCAGTGACCTATTGCCAGCGAACTTACCGTCCGACATCGACGATAAAATGAAGATGCGCATCGCGAGAGAGGGGCTCGAATTGTTGCATAACGGAACTG AGACGTACTGGCTGGTGAGCGGCGCGGAGGCGCTGGGCGCGGGCTGGCGCGCGCGCGTGCAGGCGCGCAACGCGCACGGCTGGGGACCGCTGTCCCCGCCCGCCGCGCTCGACGCCGCCGCGCTCTCCCCGCGACGACCGCCCGCCGCTGCACTTGCACTGGCGTTGCTGGCTGCGTTGGCAGCGCTGCTGGCTGTCGCCGCCGCCGTCTTCTACG CAGCATACAATGCCCGGGCACGAAAGAAGGCAGCTGTGGAAAACCAAATTCCTGTAAACCCCACGAGACGCGGACCTGATGTCGAACTTGCAACATTGAGGCAGTTACCAACGAGACACTCCACCAATATACTTTATAATCAG GGTGTACATTGTCCTACGGACGCAGAACTGGCCAGCTTGCCCCACATTCGCCGTGAACAAATAACGCTAACGAAGTTCCTTGGATCGGGAGCATTTGGGGAAGTATTCGAAGGTGTCGCCAGACAGATCAACGGGAGCACTTCTGATACGAAAGTGGCCGTCAAA acATTGCGCAAGAGTGCCACAGAACAAGAGAAGACAGAATTCCTGAAAGAGGCCGCATTGATGTCGAACTTCAAACACGAACATATTCTACGTCTACTGGGAGTTTGTCTCGACAATGAtcctaattacataattatggaGCTCATGGAAGGTGGCGACTTGCTTAGTTACTTGAGGGGCAAACGCGTTTCACTG TACACCTCTGAGTCCCTGACTCTATTGGACCTCCTAAACATGTGCGTGGACGTGACTAAAGGATGCCGGTATTTAGAAGAGATGCATTTTGTTCATCGCGACTTGGCTTGTCGCAACTGTTTAGTGGCCCACCGCGGCAACGGCAGAGTTGTGAAAATAGGAGACTTTGGACTAGCTCGAGATATCTACAAAAATGATTACTATAGGAAGGAAGGAGAAG GTTTGCTTCCGGTGCGATGGATGGCCGTGGAATGCTTGGTAGACGGAGTATTCTCGTGTCAGTCCGACGTGTGGGCTTGGGGAGTTTTATGTTGGGAG GTACTATCTTTGGGGCAGCAACCTTACCCCGCGCGTACCAACCGACAAGTGTTGTCTTACGTTCGCACCGGGGGCACGCTAGACAGACCACCTAATTGTCCTTCAGCATT CTACGACTTACTGCAAAAGTGCTGGAGTTACTCAGCAGAGGCACGGCCGTCGTTCCGGCAGTGCCTGGAGGTGGTGACGGCGCTGCGCGACAAGACGTCCGCCAACATCACGCTCACCGCCACGCCCACGCCCGCGCCACACTACCTCACGCTGCTCGGAGACG ACGCCGTTGACAACCGCACCTACTTACTGGACGAGAATGACAACGCCTGCTTAG ATGAAGATTTCCCAGAGCACCACATGGAGCCGTCGCGACTTCTTCCCGAACGAACTCCAAAGTACTTGGAGTTGATGTACGACAGCGACTCGGCGCCCAGCACTATCTGCGACGGCTACGAGATACCCCGGGCACCGATCACGTACATGCCTCCATTCTCAAGACACAGCATAGTCGGTGTCGCACCCAATAGACTGATTAAGGCTCCACTGTACAGGACACATTCCTTACGAACTCACAGACGACCTCCCAACGCCACTATCATTCCTCTGCGGAACGGCTTGGTGAAGCGATCTTCGTTGTGTGAAGAAATTAGCGCTCGAGAACCGAGAGCTTGCTCGTCACGAGAAACACCCCGTGTTGACTTAGACTTCGAGAAACACGTATTCAAGACTCCATTTTGA